The region CAGGACGTGATACCGACACATCCGGCAGTGGTTCGCTGAGAGTGTCTAGCAAAATCTTTTCGAACTTGGCCGGCCGAATACGAGCCTCCTGTTTCACCCAGTGGCGCACATCGTCCTGGAATTGCGACAGACGGAACATGTAGTTTGTTTCCTCGGTCCACTCGACGGGATGCCCAGATTCCAGGGAGTAACGGCTGCCGGTGGACTTATCCAATCGCAGCTGGGAGTCGGTAAGGAAGGTTTCGTCGGACACGCAATACCAACCGCTGTACGCAGCCGAATAGATGTGGCCTCGTCCTTGGAGAGTGCGCTGGGGATTGAAGATACAATCGTATAAAATTAACTGCTTAATTTAACATGATTTATGATATCTATAAATTATTATCCGATTTAGGTTCAAATTATTTAAGGAGaacaatgaaatttttttttttaatgcaataaaaaatattatgattatacatattattattatgcatTTTTTAAGGTTTAGAGTCAggtaagaaaaaatgtatttaaaattaaatgtatggTTAAAGATGGAAGAAATGAGTATGGAGTAAGGATATTTCTCCCAGGTTGTTCAGTAATGTTTTAAGATACCTAAGATGAAAGCCCTTATGCAGAGGTGAACGATATTCAATGACATGGACTTTTAAGTTTGTTTAAGCGTTAGCACTTGTGTAATCTCAATCATACCCAGAAATGAGCAACTGCCCGCTTGTGCCGTTCCTCCGTGGTGCGGATGAAGTCCTCCGGCTGGATGCCGGCACTGCGGAACACCTCCCGGTATCGCTCCGATATATCATCGCAATATTTGGCCACGGGAATCCCGTGAAGCGCCGCCGCCTGTTGGATCTTTGTGCCATGCTCATCCGTTCCCGTGCAGAGGCGTACCTCCTTCTCCGGGTACCTTAATCTCTGGTAGCGACAGTGGGCATCGGCTATGACCGCCGAGTAGAGGTGACCAATGTGGGGAGCTATCCAAAAGTTGGAGTTCTATTCATTAAGAATATTTGGGAATTAACAAAGATAGAAGTGCGCTTACCTgcatttacataaaatatggGAGTTGTCACGTAGTGCGAGCTGTTGTGGCGGGTTCCCAGATACCGGAGGCACTTAATTCTTCTTATAAGCATTGTTTTagagttgtttttaatataaaactaaataaaaatagcctCAACCATTTGCCGGTTGATTTTATAACATGAAACAGCTGTTCGAGCAGTGCTGCCCATCAGCCGGCTAACAGGGTGCCTAACAGTGACTGGTTAAAGCAATGTTAATTCAACAGTGCTTAGTGCTGTAtcggtttttttaaatttatcggagaaattaaaacataaaatttatataggTTTATAGCTACAAATGCTCTAACTTTTAATAGACTAAACTAATAAAACCGAAAGCGAAACataacaaaatatagaaaatatcgACTGATCCCAGAGTTTGATGCTACATCTTAGCTGCGTCGCCGGCGAACTTTTCGGCCAACTTCCTTGGACCCCAGCGCACCTGCTGGCGGTGGGTCATCCGCCGCGACCTTTGGGCCTTCTGCTTGGCCTCCACCGCCGCACAGGCCGCCTTGTAAGCCGCCTGCTTGGTCTTCTCGAAGTCCGACTTGGCATCGGTCATCTGCCTGCCGAGGTTCTCCACCCGATGCTTGGCCGCCTCCAGGAGCTGCGTCTTCTCGGCCAGCTCCTGCTGCGCCCCACTGGCCACGTTCTCGATATTTGCCATATTGGCAGTGGCGGCCATCACGAGAGCCTTGAGCTGATTCAGCTGAGTCTGAGCCTCGTGGGCAGCGGCTGCGGCGGCATTGGCATTCGCCTGGGTATTCTGCAGCGATGAGGTCACCTCACTGACCACCGCATCCGCCTCGGCCATCTCCTGCTGCAGCTGTTCCACAATCTGCTGCTTGCCGGCCAAAGCCGCCTCCGCCGCTCGTGCGGATTGGGCTGCCTTGGCGGCCAGTTCGGCTTTGACCTGGGAGGCAGCCGCCTCGGCAGCTGCCATCTGGGAATCGCTGGCTGCTTTCGCCTCCAGTGCAGCCTTCTGGGCAATGTTCGAAGCCTTGGCCTTGGGATCTCCACGGCCAACGAGCCCTCCTCCGGTGCCCCCTGCGCATCCGACCTTCTTGTTGGATGTGTCCGTACATCCTCCTGATCCGCCTCCAGCTGCTTCTGCTCCCTCGACGCTGGCATCCCCGTACAAGCTGGACAGACAGTGCTTGGCATTCGGTTGGGCAGGTCGGTAGTGGAAGCTCTCCAGTCGGGGACACGCATGCAGGAGTAGCAGGACGATGAGCAGCGCTTTCGTGCCAGGCATATTCCGATCGAATATTTGGAAACCTCCGGCTCTGACTCCATTCGGAAAGCCTCATGTGACCGAGGAGATAACAATCTTTTGAATACCCAAATGTGGAAGTTTCGTTACTCTTGGCTTTTTATACTggaaaaaacctttttttcgCAGATTACGCGTTTTTCCAACTccttatttcaaaaacaacattttaaacaaagctTCTAAATTGAGAACAAACTATTGTTCCTCTCGATTATTTCCGCGATTTTAGTGCACTTTGATTAAAAACACGTCTTCATTTAATGacaactaaaaataaactaaaattctgATCACCaatatatacaatttataaaccatacaatttatggttttattataataataatctttTCTAGCTTGAGGAGGACGCAGGACTGATCTCCCGTTGCTGCCTTTGGGCCTTCTGCTTGGCCTCCACTGCAGCACAAGCTGCTTTATAGGCCGCCTTCTTGGTCTTTTCGAAGTCCTGCCTGGCGGAGATCACTTGCCTGGTGATGCCCTCCACCCGCCGCTTGGCCGCCTCCAAAAGCTGCGActtctcctccagctccaTCTGGGCGCCATGGGCAAACGCTTCGATGTTGCTTAGCTGAGCGGTGGACTCTTTGACCAGGAGTCGCAGTTGATCTAACTGGAGCTTGGCATCGGAGACAGCCACTACGGCGGAATCGGCGTTCATCTGGGTGTTCTGCAGCGAGTTCTGGACCTCGTCCACCACCGCCTCCGACTCCTTTTGCTCCAGCTCCAGTTGCTCTAGGATCTGCTGTTTGCCGGCGAGCGCAGCCTCTGCTGCTCGAGCCGCTTGGACGGCCTTGTCGGCCAGTTCCAGTTTTACTTGCATCGAGGCCGCCTCTCCGGCGGCCACCTGGGCGTCATTGGCAGCCTTTGCATCCTGGGCGGCCTTCATTGCAATGCTGGAGGCTTTGCTTTTGGCATCCTTCTGGTTGATCCCGCAAGATCTTTGGGCTCCCTCGCATCCTGATGCGTCGGGTGCTCCTCCTCCGCTTGGTACTCCTGCGATCTCCCTTTTCTCACTACTTGGCTCATATAACCAAGCCAAGTCCGCACCTTTGTTGGACACCTATGGTTAAAAAGGATAGTTTGAAGAAAGCTTGGTTTGAGGGATTACGACCCACCTTTTCAGTTGGCATGGCTAGATGGCTCCGGGAAACGCAAGCAATGTTGAGCAGGATAAGGCACATTGCCTGGCAATAGAGCATACTCTCGATTTCCGGACTTGACAGGCATATCCGTCCGACTGACAGTCGGAAAAATGCCCGAGACTACGGAAAATGCGGATAGACGCTCAG is a window of Drosophila biarmipes strain raj3 chromosome 3R, RU_DBia_V1.1, whole genome shotgun sequence DNA encoding:
- the LOC108031433 gene encoding uncharacterized protein LOC108031433, which produces MLYCQAMCLILLNIACVSRSHLAMPTEKVSNKGADLAWLYEPSSEKREIAGVPSGGGAPDASGCEGAQRSCGINQKDAKSKASSIAMKAAQDAKAANDAQVAAGEAASMQVKLELADKAVQAARAAEAALAGKQQILEQLELEQKESEAVVDEVQNSLQNTQMNADSAVVAVSDAKLQLDQLRLLVKESTAQLSNIEAFAHGAQMELEEKSQLLEAAKRRVEGITRQVISARQDFEKTKKAAYKAACAAVEAKQKAQRQQREISPASSSS
- the LOC108031252 gene encoding uncharacterized protein LOC108031252 — translated: MPGTKALLIVLLLLHACPRLESFHYRPAQPNAKHCLSSLYGDASVEGAEAAGGGSGGCTDTSNKKVGCAGGTGGGLVGRGDPKAKASNIAQKAALEAKAASDSQMAAAEAAASQVKAELAAKAAQSARAAEAALAGKQQIVEQLQQEMAEADAVVSEVTSSLQNTQANANAAAAAAHEAQTQLNQLKALVMAATANMANIENVASGAQQELAEKTQLLEAAKHRVENLGRQMTDAKSDFEKTKQAAYKAACAAVEAKQKAQRSRRMTHRQQVRWGPRKLAEKFAGDAAKM